From one Nocardioides sp. Kera G14 genomic stretch:
- a CDS encoding DUF47 domain-containing protein, translating to MRFRIRPVDTSFYDLFTESANHLLVGVALLAEMLSETADREDVARRMREAEHAADETTHAIVKRVNSVFVTPFDREDIYALGGGLDDVMDEMDEVVDMILVYGVKVLPAELGDQVAVLQRCAELTAAAMPKLQSMKSLEEYWIEINRLENTGDKNHRRILSQIFSGDFKAVEVLKLKDIVEKLESAIDGFERVANTIEQIALKES from the coding sequence GTGCGATTCCGAATCCGCCCGGTCGACACCTCGTTCTACGACCTCTTCACCGAGTCGGCCAACCACCTTCTGGTGGGAGTGGCACTGCTGGCCGAGATGCTCAGCGAGACCGCTGACCGCGAGGACGTCGCGCGCCGCATGCGGGAGGCCGAGCATGCGGCCGATGAGACGACCCACGCGATCGTCAAACGGGTCAACTCGGTCTTCGTGACACCGTTCGACCGCGAGGACATCTACGCGCTCGGCGGCGGTCTCGACGACGTCATGGACGAGATGGACGAGGTCGTCGACATGATCCTCGTCTACGGCGTGAAGGTCCTGCCGGCCGAGCTCGGAGACCAGGTCGCCGTACTCCAGCGGTGTGCGGAGCTGACCGCAGCGGCGATGCCGAAACTGCAGTCGATGAAGTCGCTCGAGGAGTACTGGATCGAGATCAACCGCCTCGAGAACACCGGCGACAAGAACCACCGCCGGATCCTGTCCCAGATCTTCTCCGGTGACTTCAAGGCCGTCGAGGTGCTGAAGCTCAAGGACATCGTGGAGAAGCTCGAGTCGGCGATCGACGGCTTCGAGCGGGTCGCCAACACGATCGAGCAGATCGCACTCAAGGAATCCTGA
- the pstB gene encoding phosphate ABC transporter ATP-binding protein PstB: MAKSIDVSDVNIYYGDFKAVEGVNMTIKAKSVTAFIGPSGCGKSTFLRTLNRMHEVIPGAHVQGKITVGGQDLYDDAVDPVAVRRMIGMVFQRPNPFPTMSIYENVLAGNRLNSKRLSKADADAIVEKSLRGANLWNEVKDRLNKPGMGLSGGQQQRLCIARAIAVEPEVLLMDEPCSALDPISTAAVEDLIHELKSEYTIAIVTHNMQQAARVSDDTGFFNLKATGEPGHLVEFNPTKKMFTNPDNEATEQYISGRFG, encoded by the coding sequence ATGGCCAAGAGCATCGACGTCTCCGACGTCAACATCTACTACGGCGACTTCAAGGCCGTCGAGGGCGTCAACATGACGATCAAGGCCAAGTCGGTGACGGCCTTCATCGGCCCGTCCGGCTGTGGCAAGTCGACCTTCCTGCGCACCCTCAACCGGATGCACGAGGTGATCCCGGGCGCCCACGTCCAGGGCAAGATCACCGTCGGTGGCCAGGATCTGTACGACGACGCCGTGGACCCGGTCGCGGTGCGCCGGATGATCGGCATGGTCTTCCAGCGGCCCAATCCGTTTCCGACGATGTCGATCTACGAGAACGTGCTCGCAGGCAACCGGCTCAACTCCAAGCGGCTCTCGAAGGCCGACGCCGACGCCATCGTGGAGAAGTCGCTGCGGGGCGCGAACCTGTGGAACGAGGTCAAGGACCGGCTCAACAAACCGGGCATGGGCCTCTCCGGTGGTCAGCAGCAGCGGCTGTGCATCGCCCGCGCGATCGCCGTCGAGCCCGAGGTGCTCCTGATGGACGAGCCGTGCTCCGCGCTCGACCCGATCTCGACGGCTGCGGTGGAGGACCTGATCCACGAACTGAAGTCCGAGTACACGATCGCGATCGTCACGCACAACATGCAGCAGGCTGCGCGGGTGAGTGACGACACCGGGTTCTTCAACCTCAAGGCGACCGGCGAGCCGGGGCACCTGGTCGAGTTCAACCCGACCAAGAAGATGTTCACCAACCCGGACAACGAGGCGACGGAGCAGTACATCTCCGGCCGCTTCGGATAA
- a CDS encoding inorganic phosphate transporter has protein sequence MTLAIVIAVVVVALAFDYTNGFHDAANAIATSVSTRALTPRVALILAAVMNFVGALLGQEVAHTVSDTLSLSAADARHALVIILAALLGAIVWNLITWYFGLPSSSSHALIGGLVGAALVAGPDVASVHWKTIVDKVIIPMVASPIVGFCAAFLVMLAIMWLFRGRPAVRVLRGFRMMQTVSAAALALGHGLQDAQKTMGVIFLALVASGHASESDGLPLWVIIGAASAISLGTYSGGWRIMRTLGRRIIALDPARGFSAEAVGAAVLYTTAFAWHAPISTTHTITSAIMGAGASKRLNAVRWSVAGNIVFAWVSTFPAAGLVAALMYEILHFILL, from the coding sequence TTGACTCTCGCGATCGTCATCGCGGTCGTCGTCGTTGCGCTCGCCTTCGACTACACCAACGGCTTCCACGACGCCGCCAACGCCATCGCCACCTCGGTGTCGACCCGGGCGCTGACCCCTCGCGTGGCACTCATCCTCGCCGCGGTGATGAACTTCGTCGGCGCGCTGCTCGGCCAGGAGGTCGCGCACACCGTCTCGGACACGCTCTCGCTCTCCGCCGCGGACGCGCGACATGCGCTCGTGATCATCCTCGCGGCCCTGCTCGGCGCGATCGTATGGAACCTCATCACCTGGTACTTCGGGCTGCCGTCCTCCTCCTCGCACGCCCTCATCGGGGGACTGGTCGGCGCAGCTCTCGTCGCCGGCCCGGACGTCGCGTCGGTGCACTGGAAGACCATCGTCGACAAGGTCATCATCCCGATGGTCGCCTCGCCGATCGTCGGCTTCTGCGCCGCCTTCCTCGTCATGCTCGCGATCATGTGGCTCTTCCGCGGCCGGCCGGCGGTCCGCGTGCTGCGCGGGTTCCGGATGATGCAGACCGTCTCCGCCGCGGCGCTGGCCCTCGGCCACGGGCTGCAGGACGCCCAGAAGACGATGGGCGTGATCTTCCTGGCCCTCGTCGCCTCGGGTCACGCCTCCGAGTCCGACGGGTTGCCGCTGTGGGTGATCATCGGCGCGGCGAGCGCGATCTCGCTCGGCACCTACTCCGGCGGCTGGCGGATCATGCGCACTCTCGGTCGCCGCATCATCGCCCTCGACCCGGCCCGCGGCTTCTCCGCCGAGGCCGTCGGTGCCGCGGTGCTCTACACGACCGCCTTCGCGTGGCACGCCCCGATCTCGACCACCCACACGATCACCTCGGCGATCATGGGTGCCGGCGCGAGCAAGCGGCTCAACGCCGTGCGCTGGTCGGTCGCCGGCAACATCGTCTTCGCCTGGGTCTCGACCTTCCCCGCCGCCGGTCTCGTCGCCGCCCTGATGTACGAGATCCTCCACTTCATCCTGCTCTGA